Proteins co-encoded in one Ruegeria sp. YS9 genomic window:
- a CDS encoding alpha/beta fold hydrolase, with amino-acid sequence MTTVLITIAVLVAVLFFMNLWTRKITRRGLETVPQLGQITPVRGGSIHYVEKGNPEAQTIVMIHGLAGQLQHFTYALVDLLADDYHVIALDRPGCGYSTRDTAELAQLPRQAGMIAEFLDKKGVDRAVLVGHSLGGAVSLAIALDHPARVAGLALLAPLTHKLPETPAIFKPLEIRSEWLRSLIGNTVAVPLASKTAPHTLSAAFDPETPPDDFLDRAGGALGLRPSAFVTASQDVAGVDASINAQVARYPKLTVPGGILYGRQDAILSPPLHGPTMTEFGLSYEELDGFGHMIPITEPEICAAFIRRMTEATTSPRTSLQDRPSEQA; translated from the coding sequence ATGACAACCGTTCTGATCACAATCGCCGTCCTTGTCGCGGTTCTGTTTTTCATGAACCTGTGGACCCGGAAGATTACCCGCCGCGGTCTTGAAACCGTGCCACAGCTGGGTCAGATCACACCCGTTCGCGGCGGCAGCATCCACTATGTGGAAAAGGGAAACCCCGAGGCGCAGACCATCGTCATGATCCACGGCCTGGCCGGGCAGTTGCAGCACTTTACCTATGCGCTGGTGGATCTTCTGGCCGACGATTACCACGTCATCGCACTGGATCGGCCGGGATGCGGGTATTCAACGCGCGATACGGCCGAGCTGGCGCAATTACCCCGCCAGGCTGGCATGATTGCCGAGTTTCTGGACAAAAAAGGCGTGGACCGCGCTGTTCTGGTCGGTCATTCACTGGGGGGCGCAGTTTCACTAGCGATTGCACTGGACCATCCGGCCCGGGTCGCCGGTCTGGCGCTGCTGGCGCCACTGACGCACAAACTGCCCGAAACCCCGGCGATCTTCAAACCGCTCGAGATCCGCTCCGAATGGTTGCGCAGTCTGATCGGCAACACGGTCGCCGTTCCTCTGGCGTCCAAAACCGCGCCGCACACGCTGAGCGCAGCGTTTGACCCGGAAACCCCGCCGGACGACTTTCTAGACCGGGCAGGCGGCGCGCTTGGCCTGCGGCCTTCCGCCTTTGTCACGGCCTCTCAGGACGTTGCCGGCGTCGATGCAAGTATCAATGCGCAGGTCGCGCGCTATCCGAAACTGACTGTCCCCGGGGGCATCTTGTATGGTCGTCAGGACGCGATACTGTCACCGCCGCTGCACGGGCCGACAATGACCGAGTTCGGGCTGAGTTACGAAGAGCTGGACGGGTTCGGCCACATGATTCCGATCACAGAGCCCGAAATCTGTGCCGCCTTCATCCGCAGGATGACCGAAGCGACCACATCCCCCCGGACATCCTTGCAGGACAGGCCATCAGA